ACTTACATTCCCTCCCTACTTAATTCTGCCTTATTTTACATTTTTATTTGCTCTTTCTTGTTCAAGTTCTCTTTCTCTCATTATTGTTTTTATTCTTGCAATTGTTCTTTTTACCTCTCGAATTCTCATTGGGTTTTCAAGTTGATTTGTTGCAAGCTGGAACCTCAAATTGAAAAGTTCCCTCTTTAACTTCTTAAGTTCATTATGAAGTTCTTGTGTTGTCATCTCTCTAATCTTAGACGCCTTCATTTGCCTCACCACCCACTTTAGCTTCTTCTCTTGAAACAATCTTGCATTTGATAGGCAGTTTGTGTATTGCAAGCCTCAAAGCCTCTTTTGCAACCTCTTCATCAACACCGCCAACTTCAAACATCACTCTGCCAGGCTTTACAACTGCAACCCAATACTCAGGCGAACCTTTACCAGAACCCATACGAGTTTCTGCGGGTTTTCTTGTAACAGGCTTATCAGGGAATATCTTTATCCACACTTTTCCGCCTCTTTTGATGTGCCTTGCTATTGCAACTCTGGCTGCCTCAATCTGGTTGCTTGTAATCCAGCCCGGTTCAAGTGCCATAATACCAAAATCACCATACGCAACAAAGTTACCTCTTGTAGCTTTCCC
The sequence above is drawn from the Caldicellulosiruptor bescii DSM 6725 genome and encodes:
- the rpmC gene encoding 50S ribosomal protein L29, which produces MKASKIREMTTQELHNELKKLKRELFNLRFQLATNQLENPMRIREVKRTIARIKTIMRERELEQERANKNVK
- the rplP gene encoding 50S ribosomal protein L16, which gives rise to MLMPKRVKWRKQQRGRMKGKATRGNFVAYGDFGIMALEPGWITSNQIEAARVAIARHIKRGGKVWIKIFPDKPVTRKPAETRMGSGKGSPEYWVAVVKPGRVMFEVGGVDEEVAKEALRLAIHKLPIKCKIVSREEAKVGGEANEGV